In a genomic window of Gloeocapsopsis dulcis:
- the ldpA gene encoding circadian clock protein LdpA — protein MTDLYKPLCSLKEGHWFKLICGASFQHLPAVRNLSLAYTLAGVDCIDVAADPAVIAAAQEGLKVANSLAVDAQQRGFAYQGTPWLMVSLNDGEDPHFRKAEFNPQVCPVACSRPCEKICPAQAIVFDRDRDNFSGVVQDLCYGCGRCIPICPSNLIYTRSYVATPNALAPLVLSTGVDAVEIHTQVGRITEFKRLWQGLKPWINRLKLIAISCPDGDGMIEYLWNLHSIIAPLPCPLIWQTDGRPMSGDIGDGTTLAAVKLSQKVLAAGLPGYVQLAGGTNDYTVAKLKAIGLIKGSGFRSQESEKVSSNLKTSRSSLHSPRRAKPYAPHPSISGIAYGSYARVLLSPILEQLEQTPMNQSTVVSPLRLENNQKLLWQAVKLANSLVSQLKSV, from the coding sequence GTGACTGATTTATATAAACCCTTATGCTCCTTGAAAGAAGGTCACTGGTTTAAGTTGATCTGCGGAGCTAGCTTTCAACATCTACCTGCGGTTAGAAATTTGTCGTTAGCTTACACGTTAGCTGGTGTTGACTGTATTGACGTGGCAGCTGATCCTGCAGTAATTGCAGCAGCGCAAGAAGGGTTGAAAGTTGCGAATTCGCTAGCTGTTGATGCTCAGCAGCGGGGTTTTGCTTACCAGGGTACCCCTTGGTTAATGGTGAGCCTGAACGATGGAGAAGACCCACATTTTCGCAAAGCAGAATTTAACCCCCAGGTGTGTCCAGTAGCTTGTTCTCGACCGTGTGAAAAGATTTGTCCAGCGCAAGCAATTGTATTTGACCGCGATCGCGACAACTTTTCTGGCGTGGTACAAGATCTTTGTTATGGATGTGGTCGCTGTATACCAATTTGTCCTAGTAATTTAATTTACACTCGCTCTTATGTTGCTACACCAAATGCGCTCGCACCGTTAGTTTTATCCACTGGAGTTGATGCTGTTGAAATTCATACCCAAGTGGGGCGAATAACTGAATTTAAACGACTATGGCAGGGACTCAAACCTTGGATTAACAGGTTAAAGTTAATAGCAATTAGCTGTCCTGATGGAGACGGCATGATTGAATATTTGTGGAACCTGCATAGTATTATCGCACCGCTACCCTGCCCGTTAATTTGGCAAACCGATGGACGACCTATGAGCGGTGACATTGGTGATGGCACAACCCTAGCTGCAGTAAAGCTCAGTCAAAAGGTACTCGCGGCAGGATTACCAGGATATGTACAGTTAGCTGGAGGAACTAATGATTACACTGTTGCGAAGTTGAAAGCGATCGGACTCATTAAGGGGTCAGGGTTCAGGAGTCAGGAGTCAGAGAAGGTAAGTTCTAATCTAAAAACATCTCGCTCCTCGCTCCACTCTCCGAGAAGGGCAAAGCCCTACGCCCCTCACCCCTCTATTTCCGGTATTGCTTACGGTAGTTACGCTCGCGTTTTACTTTCACCTATTTTAGAGCAGTTAGAACAAACACCTATGAATCAATCTACTGTGGTGTCACCACTTCGCTTAGAAAACAACCAAAAACTACTCTGGCAGGCTGTTAAGCTAGCAAATTCTTTGGTTTCTCAGCTAAAGTCAGTGTAA
- a CDS encoding single-stranded DNA-binding protein: protein MSLNAVTLVGRVGGEPDIKYFESGSVKCRLTLAVRRQSRNSDEPDWFTLELWGKTAEIAGNYVHKGSLIGVKGSLKFDTWSDRNTGATRTSPIILVDKLDLLGSKQDSNSNFSGGDDNF, encoded by the coding sequence ATGAGTCTTAATGCTGTAACTTTAGTAGGTCGTGTTGGTGGCGAACCAGATATCAAGTATTTTGAATCTGGGAGTGTCAAGTGTCGGTTAACGTTGGCGGTAAGACGGCAGTCACGTAATAGTGATGAACCCGATTGGTTTACGTTGGAGTTGTGGGGCAAAACGGCAGAAATTGCGGGTAATTATGTCCACAAAGGAAGTTTGATTGGAGTCAAAGGTTCTTTAAAGTTTGACACTTGGAGCGATCGCAACACAGGTGCAACACGCACGTCACCGATTATCCTTGTTGATAAATTAGATCTTTTAGGTTCCAAACAAGATTCCAACTCCAATTTTTCTGGTGGCGACGACAACTTTTAG
- a CDS encoding SIMPL domain-containing protein — MNPSYVRISETSKQSKDVRSLMNLLRGVLVATGLLCLAFTSPALAQQPQALNQMRTITVSGRGMESIPTTLTLVRLGVEVQGRTAAEVQQEAARRSSAVVALLKARNVERLETTGITLNPNYSYIDNTQRLTGYSATNIVSFRIATDRTGNLLDEAVKAGATRIDSVSFIATDSAIAQAQQQALREATQDAQQQANTVLNVLNLSPSEVVSIQINNAGTTPPPPMPLMRQAEAMADSVATTPIVGGEQQVEATVTLQIRY, encoded by the coding sequence ATGAATCCCTCTTATGTACGTATAAGTGAAACTAGTAAACAAAGTAAAGATGTTCGCAGTTTAATGAATCTGTTACGCGGAGTATTGGTAGCAACTGGCTTGTTATGCTTAGCATTTACTTCTCCTGCGCTGGCGCAGCAACCGCAAGCACTAAATCAAATGCGGACTATTACTGTCAGCGGTCGTGGTATGGAATCAATTCCCACGACATTAACACTAGTGCGTTTAGGAGTTGAAGTACAAGGTAGAACTGCGGCTGAAGTTCAACAAGAAGCAGCCCGACGCTCATCAGCAGTTGTCGCCTTACTCAAAGCACGTAACGTAGAAAGACTCGAAACTACTGGTATTACTCTTAACCCGAACTATAGTTACATTGATAATACACAGCGACTAACCGGATATTCGGCAACAAATATTGTCAGTTTTCGGATTGCGACTGACAGAACAGGAAATTTATTAGATGAAGCAGTAAAAGCTGGGGCGACAAGAATTGATAGTGTAAGTTTTATTGCGACGGATAGTGCGATCGCTCAAGCCCAACAGCAAGCTTTACGTGAAGCCACACAAGATGCGCAACAGCAAGCTAATACCGTGTTAAATGTCTTAAACCTCTCACCGAGTGAAGTCGTCAGCATTCAAATTAATAACGCTGGTACTACTCCACCGCCACCTATGCCCTTAATGCGTCAAGCAGAGGCTATGGCAGATAGCGTTGCTACTACACCAATTGTCGGTGGCGAACAGCAAGTTGAGGCAACAGTAACGCTGCAAATTCGATACTAG
- a CDS encoding cation:proton antiporter has translation MQLPSLTWLMQLPGLGRSTYLLASATETATEASSESEYGTLLLTAVLLSLVVIYLARQIGGEISNRVGLPPVLGELVAGVLVGVSALHLLTFPEAGVEPSSSLIIRFLESTSGLTPDLAVAVFRDQNDVISVLAEIGVVILLFEIGLESNLKELLDVGIQATLVAIVGVVVPFAAGTAGLMTFFGISAIPAIFAGAALTATSIGITSKVLSELGRLNSKEGQIILGAAVIDDVLGIIVLAVVASLAKTGEIDVTNVVYLILSASGFLIGAVLLGKVFNQTFVSVVDLFKTRGGIVIPALIFAYAMAYLAAAIHLEAILGAFAAGLVLDETDKRKELQRQVIPIADILVPIFFVTVGAKTDLGVLNPANPTNREGLLIASFLIAIAIIGKVITGLAVFGQPGINRLAIGVGMIPRGEVGLVFAGVGSASGALSKPLEAAIIMMVILTTFLAPPLLRFVFPDSEPDVEAAKAVPELDRAANR, from the coding sequence ATGCAATTGCCGAGTTTAACCTGGTTGATGCAACTCCCAGGATTGGGAAGAAGTACGTATCTGCTGGCAAGCGCAACAGAAACTGCAACAGAAGCTTCGTCAGAATCAGAGTACGGAACACTTTTACTAACAGCAGTACTGCTGAGTTTAGTCGTCATTTATTTGGCTCGCCAAATAGGCGGAGAAATTTCAAACCGTGTTGGTTTACCACCTGTTTTGGGAGAACTAGTGGCTGGAGTGTTGGTAGGAGTTTCTGCCTTACATCTTTTGACTTTTCCAGAAGCTGGGGTAGAACCTTCTAGTTCTTTAATTATTAGATTTCTAGAATCTACTAGTGGTCTGACTCCTGATCTAGCAGTAGCTGTGTTTCGAGACCAAAATGATGTCATAAGTGTCTTAGCAGAAATCGGTGTTGTAATTCTGCTGTTTGAGATTGGTCTGGAGTCGAATTTAAAGGAATTGCTTGATGTTGGTATTCAAGCAACACTAGTCGCGATAGTAGGGGTAGTTGTCCCTTTTGCGGCTGGTACTGCGGGATTGATGACTTTTTTTGGAATTTCGGCTATACCGGCAATCTTCGCAGGCGCAGCTTTAACGGCAACGAGTATTGGGATTACATCGAAGGTTTTATCTGAACTAGGGCGACTTAATTCCAAAGAAGGTCAAATTATTCTAGGTGCTGCCGTTATTGACGACGTATTAGGCATTATTGTCTTGGCAGTTGTGGCAAGCCTCGCAAAAACTGGTGAAATCGATGTCACTAACGTTGTTTATTTGATCTTGAGTGCGAGTGGTTTCTTAATTGGTGCCGTTCTTCTAGGCAAAGTGTTCAATCAAACATTTGTCTCCGTAGTTGATCTATTCAAGACTCGCGGTGGCATTGTCATACCGGCGTTGATTTTTGCCTACGCTATGGCATACTTGGCAGCTGCGATTCACCTAGAAGCAATTTTAGGGGCTTTTGCAGCAGGTTTAGTGTTGGATGAAACCGATAAACGCAAAGAACTACAACGCCAGGTAATTCCGATTGCTGATATCCTGGTGCCAATTTTCTTTGTAACTGTGGGAGCGAAAACTGATTTGGGAGTGTTAAACCCCGCAAATCCTACAAATCGAGAAGGTTTACTGATTGCGAGTTTTTTGATTGCGATCGCCATCATCGGTAAAGTCATCACAGGCTTAGCTGTATTCGGCCAACCTGGAATTAATCGTTTGGCGATCGGTGTTGGGATGATTCCTAGAGGTGAAGTAGGACTTGTTTTTGCCGGAGTCGGTTCGGCAAGTGGTGCGCTTTCCAAACCGCTGGAAGCAGCGATTATTATGATGGTTATTTTGACGACGTTTTTAGCACCACCTTTGCTGCGGTTTGTCTTTCCCGACTCAGAACCGGACGTTGAGGCTGCTAAAGCAGTTCCTGAGTTAGATCGGGCAGCAAATCGATAA
- a CDS encoding class I SAM-dependent methyltransferase — protein MGDDVFAKEQQFHDEWASTIDVEGIQVRDYFEACTAPENRFILNHLGDLRGKLLLDLGCGAGENSVYFAKKGAKCVAADYSPGMVEVALKLAEANGVKVQGRTMNAIALDCPDNTFDIVYGSNLLHHIPNPRAAIREMHRVLKPGGKACFWDPLRHNPVINVYRRIATKVRTEDEMPLDIDIINFVRSHFSKTTYDTFWLATLWIFLRFYLIEKVDPNKERYWKKIIIEHTRLAPAYQRLEKFDVLLKKLPLTKRFAWNIAVVATK, from the coding sequence ATGGGCGATGATGTATTTGCCAAAGAACAACAATTCCATGATGAATGGGCTTCTACAATCGACGTCGAAGGAATTCAAGTCAGAGATTATTTTGAAGCTTGTACCGCCCCAGAAAATCGCTTCATTCTCAATCATTTGGGAGATCTTAGAGGCAAGCTGCTCTTAGATTTAGGTTGTGGCGCAGGTGAGAACAGCGTTTACTTTGCGAAGAAAGGGGCAAAATGTGTTGCGGCAGACTATTCGCCAGGAATGGTAGAAGTCGCATTGAAACTAGCAGAGGCAAATGGGGTAAAAGTTCAAGGACGGACAATGAATGCGATCGCGCTTGATTGCCCTGACAACACTTTTGATATCGTTTATGGCTCAAATCTTCTACACCATATTCCCAACCCTCGCGCAGCAATCCGCGAAATGCATCGCGTTCTTAAGCCAGGTGGAAAAGCTTGTTTTTGGGACCCCCTACGGCATAACCCCGTGATTAATGTTTATCGACGAATTGCCACAAAGGTACGTACTGAAGACGAAATGCCACTGGATATTGATATTATTAATTTCGTGCGATCGCACTTCTCAAAAACAACTTACGACACCTTTTGGTTAGCCACTTTATGGATCTTCTTACGCTTTTATTTAATTGAAAAAGTAGATCCGAATAAAGAAAGATACTGGAAGAAAATTATTATCGAACATACGCGCCTAGCACCCGCATATCAACGTTTAGAAAAGTTTGATGTTCTGCTCAAAAAACTACCTTTAACGAAACGCTTCGCCTGGAACATCGCCGTTGTCGCCACAAAATAA
- a CDS encoding 2-isopropylmalate synthase — MHSQQDRILIFDTTLRDGEQCPGATLNVEEKVMIARQLSRLGVDIIEAGFAFASPGDFNAVQQIAETVGTEDGPVICSLARAIKDDIKAAAEALKPAAKARIHTFISTSDIHLEYQLKKSRAEVLAIAEEMVAYAKSFMDDVEFSPMDAVRSAPEYLYQVLERAIAAGAKTINIPDTVGYTTPSEFGALIRGIKENVPNIDQAIISVHGHNDLGLAVANFLEAVKNGARQLECTINGIGERAGNAALEELVMALHVRRQYYNPYLGRPVDSEAPLTNIDTHQIYKTSRLVSNLTGMLVQPNKAIVGANAFAHESGIHQDGVLKNKLTYEIMDAQSIGLTNNQIVLGKHSGRNAFRTRLKELGFDLSETDLNKAFLRFKDLADKKKEISDWDLEAIVNDEIQQTPELFRLEFVQVSCGDRACPTATVSIRTPEGEELTDAAIGTGPVDAVYKAINRVVNVPNQLIEFSVQSVTAGIDAIGEVTIRLRYEDRVYSGHAANTDIIVASAQAYVNALNRLYAAIQNKQQQVTV; from the coding sequence ATGCACAGCCAACAAGATCGAATTCTTATTTTTGATACGACATTGCGGGACGGAGAACAATGCCCTGGTGCCACACTTAATGTAGAAGAGAAGGTGATGATTGCTCGCCAACTGTCACGGTTGGGTGTAGATATCATCGAAGCTGGATTCGCGTTTGCTAGCCCTGGCGATTTTAATGCGGTGCAACAAATCGCGGAAACTGTGGGTACTGAAGATGGTCCTGTGATTTGTAGTTTGGCAAGAGCAATCAAGGATGATATTAAAGCAGCAGCAGAGGCATTAAAACCAGCTGCTAAAGCAAGAATTCATACATTTATTTCTACATCAGATATTCACTTAGAGTACCAGCTAAAAAAATCAAGAGCTGAGGTACTAGCGATCGCCGAAGAAATGGTTGCTTATGCCAAATCTTTCATGGATGATGTGGAATTTTCTCCAATGGATGCTGTCCGCAGCGCTCCAGAGTACTTGTACCAAGTGCTAGAACGCGCGATCGCCGCTGGGGCAAAAACAATTAATATTCCTGACACAGTAGGTTACACTACCCCCAGTGAATTTGGGGCGTTAATTCGTGGTATAAAAGAAAACGTTCCGAACATCGACCAAGCAATTATTTCGGTTCACGGTCACAACGATTTAGGTCTTGCTGTTGCTAACTTCTTAGAAGCTGTTAAAAATGGAGCGCGGCAACTAGAATGCACGATAAACGGTATTGGAGAACGTGCTGGAAATGCGGCGTTGGAAGAATTAGTCATGGCGCTACACGTCAGACGGCAATACTATAACCCTTATTTAGGTCGCCCGGTTGATTCTGAAGCACCTTTGACAAATATTGATACGCACCAGATTTATAAAACCTCCCGACTCGTTTCTAACTTAACAGGGATGCTAGTGCAACCGAATAAGGCAATTGTTGGGGCAAATGCTTTTGCACACGAGTCTGGGATTCACCAAGATGGCGTGTTGAAAAACAAGCTGACGTATGAAATTATGGACGCCCAGTCCATCGGCTTAACTAATAATCAAATCGTCTTGGGTAAACATTCGGGACGTAATGCCTTCCGTACGCGCTTGAAGGAATTGGGGTTTGATCTGTCGGAAACCGACTTAAATAAAGCGTTTTTACGGTTTAAAGACTTAGCAGATAAGAAAAAAGAAATTTCTGATTGGGACTTAGAAGCGATCGTCAATGACGAAATTCAACAAACGCCAGAACTATTTCGTTTAGAATTTGTCCAAGTTTCCTGTGGCGATCGCGCGTGTCCAACGGCAACGGTTTCAATCCGGACTCCGGAAGGCGAAGAATTAACTGATGCCGCAATTGGAACTGGACCTGTAGATGCTGTGTATAAAGCAATTAACCGCGTAGTCAATGTCCCCAATCAACTCATTGAGTTTTCTGTGCAGTCAGTGACTGCGGGGATTGATGCGATCGGCGAAGTCACTATTCGCCTGCGTTATGAAGACCGCGTGTATTCTGGTCATGCAGCTAATACAGATATTATCGTTGCCTCAGCCCAAGCGTATGTCAATGCACTCAATCGCTTGTACGCCGCCATCCAGAATAAGCAGCAACAAGTAACCGTGTAA
- a CDS encoding NYN domain-containing protein yields MACLINRTSIFVDGNNMFYAQQKNGWFFDPRRVLEYFKTEQPETILINAFWYTGLKDPQDQRGFRDALISLGYTVRHKILKEYYDDTSGRYSQKANLDIEIVVDMFNTVEQYNHVILFSGDGDFERAIELLRSKDTHITVVSTEGMIARELRNATDRYIDLNDIREYIEKVDY; encoded by the coding sequence ATGGCATGCTTAATAAACCGCACGTCTATTTTTGTAGACGGCAACAATATGTTCTATGCACAACAAAAAAATGGTTGGTTTTTTGATCCAAGGAGAGTATTGGAATACTTTAAAACAGAGCAGCCAGAGACGATATTAATTAATGCCTTTTGGTATACCGGCTTAAAAGATCCACAAGATCAGCGTGGTTTTAGAGATGCTTTAATCAGCTTAGGATATACAGTACGGCATAAAATTCTTAAGGAATATTATGACGATACTTCTGGGCGTTATTCGCAAAAAGCGAACCTGGATATTGAAATTGTCGTAGATATGTTTAACACTGTTGAGCAATATAACCATGTTATTTTGTTTAGTGGAGATGGAGATTTTGAAAGGGCAATTGAGCTACTACGCTCAAAAGATACTCATATTACTGTAGTGTCTACAGAAGGAATGATTGCACGAGAGCTACGTAATGCTACTGATAGATATATTGATTTAAATGATATTCGCGAGTATATAGAAAAAGTAGATTATTAA
- a CDS encoding serine/threonine-protein kinase: protein MTQHDTASKLQKKDSTGKRSLKVHKATTKITAILTARQSLRLAWIGHVLTIAWAIAAAIATGGNWRLVQLWESHVQTMFFELRGPVAPPEDIVILAIDEPSLSIPKQLLEADPQKYAYLEPLKAWAWQRAAYAQVIEKLMAAGAKVVALDILFTNPSSYGTADDQQLAQVLQRYPGKVTLAAEYAEAEIYQGRLIQLIQPERLFWTEPHSIGTINFPLEADGKVHRFASTFPKLLSQQEEYPKDTLEELKDFPSFEEAVVKAANPTFVKPQAEYINFYGPAGTFEQISFWHVLDPDNWNTYLQGGRYFQDKIVMVGATAASLQDFHGAPFARSWLYPQRMSGVEIQANAIATLLYDRAITEGIPHTNTRSLFILLLVGGSAFLIKRSKRTVIQCASTLGIVICWISISYFSFIYGGLYFPVAVPLVAISLASFSYLGTGVASERLRKRSLHRSLERYASSPIVQEIISQQDDLQYLLEQRELATIRKLLGGRYKIVRVLGAGGFSETYVAEDKQRPGSPLCVVKQLKLASNNPKHFQLARRLFKLEAETLEKLGTHDQIPQLLAYFDEGEEFYLVQELIVGHPLSQEIPPGRPMQESTVITIIYELLQTLEFVHSHGVIHRDIKPSNIIRRHSDGKLVLIDFGAVKEVSNQLLDQEGQSSFTIGIGTQGYAPSEQCAGRVRYSSDIYALGMTGIRALTGLSPHELQLDANTGETLWMHKAQVSHEFAAVLCKMVRHDFTQRYQSALEALSDFEQLVNLHTSPLKIEDNLPVDDYDAPTARWGIATTEIADPNSTIVLPPQ from the coding sequence ATGACACAACACGATACAGCATCTAAGCTCCAGAAAAAAGACTCAACTGGTAAGCGATCGCTTAAAGTGCATAAAGCAACGACAAAAATCACTGCAATATTGACGGCACGTCAATCGTTACGTCTTGCCTGGATCGGACACGTTCTCACAATAGCTTGGGCAATAGCTGCTGCGATCGCAACTGGCGGAAATTGGCGGTTAGTTCAGCTATGGGAATCTCATGTGCAGACGATGTTTTTTGAATTGCGTGGTCCAGTGGCACCACCAGAAGATATTGTAATTTTGGCAATTGATGAGCCATCATTATCAATACCCAAGCAATTGTTGGAAGCAGATCCACAAAAATATGCCTATTTAGAACCACTGAAAGCCTGGGCATGGCAACGTGCTGCATATGCACAAGTTATTGAGAAGTTAATGGCAGCAGGTGCAAAAGTCGTTGCCTTAGATATTTTATTTACTAACCCTAGTAGCTACGGTACTGCTGACGATCAACAATTAGCTCAAGTGTTGCAGCGCTATCCTGGTAAAGTAACATTGGCTGCCGAGTATGCAGAGGCAGAAATCTATCAAGGCAGATTAATTCAATTAATCCAGCCCGAACGTCTATTTTGGACAGAACCGCACTCAATTGGCACAATTAATTTTCCGCTAGAAGCTGATGGTAAAGTTCATCGGTTTGCAAGTACTTTCCCAAAGCTGTTGTCACAACAAGAAGAATACCCAAAAGATACACTGGAAGAACTGAAGGACTTCCCTTCATTTGAAGAGGCAGTTGTTAAAGCCGCTAACCCTACGTTTGTCAAACCTCAAGCTGAGTATATTAATTTTTATGGTCCAGCTGGGACATTTGAACAGATTTCCTTTTGGCACGTATTAGATCCTGATAACTGGAATACCTATTTACAGGGAGGAAGGTATTTCCAAGACAAAATTGTTATGGTTGGGGCAACTGCAGCTTCACTACAGGATTTTCATGGGGCACCCTTTGCTAGGAGTTGGCTATATCCCCAGCGCATGTCAGGAGTAGAAATTCAAGCAAATGCGATCGCTACTTTGTTATATGACCGTGCAATTACAGAAGGAATTCCTCATACCAATACCCGCAGCTTATTTATACTACTTTTGGTTGGTGGAAGTGCATTTTTAATTAAGAGATCCAAGCGCACTGTTATCCAATGTGCATCAACATTGGGGATTGTGATTTGCTGGATAAGTATCAGTTATTTCAGTTTTATCTATGGTGGTTTGTATTTTCCGGTTGCTGTTCCTTTAGTTGCAATCTCCCTTGCTAGTTTTTCCTACTTAGGTACAGGTGTAGCAAGTGAAAGATTGAGAAAAAGGAGTTTGCACCGTAGCTTAGAACGCTATGCATCGTCTCCAATTGTGCAAGAAATTATTAGCCAACAAGATGACCTACAATACCTACTTGAGCAACGTGAGCTAGCAACGATCAGAAAACTTCTTGGTGGGCGTTATAAAATTGTCAGAGTATTAGGTGCTGGTGGTTTTAGTGAAACCTATGTAGCAGAAGACAAACAACGCCCAGGTAGTCCATTGTGTGTTGTAAAACAGCTCAAACTTGCCAGCAATAATCCCAAACACTTCCAACTTGCTAGGCGCTTATTTAAATTGGAGGCAGAAACCTTAGAAAAGTTGGGAACCCATGACCAAATTCCTCAGCTGCTAGCGTACTTTGATGAAGGCGAAGAATTTTATCTCGTGCAAGAGTTGATTGTTGGTCATCCTCTAAGTCAGGAGATCCCTCCAGGTAGACCAATGCAAGAGTCTACAGTCATTACGATAATATACGAACTTCTACAAACGTTAGAATTTGTCCACAGTCATGGAGTCATTCATCGAGACATCAAACCGAGTAATATTATTCGGCGACACTCTGACGGTAAGCTTGTGCTAATTGACTTTGGTGCAGTCAAGGAAGTGAGCAACCAATTACTAGATCAAGAAGGACAAAGTAGCTTTACTATCGGAATTGGTACCCAAGGCTACGCCCCTAGTGAACAATGTGCAGGTCGTGTTAGATATAGCAGTGACATTTATGCATTGGGCATGACAGGAATTAGAGCTTTAACTGGATTATCTCCTCATGAGTTGCAGCTAGATGCAAACACAGGAGAAACACTCTGGATGCACAAAGCTCAAGTTAGCCATGAGTTCGCTGCAGTATTATGTAAAATGGTGCGTCATGATTTTACCCAACGTTATCAATCTGCATTAGAGGCTTTGTCTGACTTTGAGCAATTAGTAAATTTGCACACCAGCCCTTTAAAAATAGAAGATAACTTACCTGTAGATGACTATGATGCTCCTACAGCACGTTGGGGTATTGCAACCACAGAAATAGCTGATCCAAATTCTACTATTGTTTTACCGCCGCAGTAG